One segment of Pontibacter akesuensis DNA contains the following:
- a CDS encoding fasciclin domain-containing protein, with product MKKKFITPFAAALLAAGIFGCASTTESMEDATAMEEDMSMSQTQTMAGSTSDVEEETSTSAAGTMAATADYSEMFLGIENTAQYDLIALASMDPNLSTFVSLVEQAGIAADLTAAEEYTVFAPTNAAFAALPQEDLEMMMRAENKAALIKLLQAHVLPTKVTSSGFSSSQRIETGGGEYVTIDVGPNNSSVTVGGATIVKSDVEAANGIIHVVDNVIQPTENMDRY from the coding sequence ATGAAAAAGAAATTTATAACACCGTTTGCCGCCGCACTGCTTGCCGCCGGCATTTTCGGCTGTGCCAGCACTACTGAATCTATGGAAGACGCCACAGCGATGGAAGAAGATATGTCTATGAGCCAGACGCAGACAATGGCAGGCTCCACCAGCGATGTGGAGGAGGAAACAAGCACGAGCGCAGCAGGCACAATGGCGGCCACGGCCGACTACAGTGAGATGTTTTTGGGAATTGAGAACACGGCCCAGTATGATTTGATCGCGCTGGCAAGTATGGACCCGAACCTGTCAACATTTGTGTCGCTGGTGGAGCAGGCAGGCATTGCCGCCGATTTAACGGCCGCCGAGGAGTACACCGTGTTTGCCCCTACCAATGCGGCCTTCGCGGCCCTGCCACAGGAAGACCTTGAGATGATGATGAGAGCGGAAAACAAAGCTGCGCTTATCAAACTGCTGCAGGCCCACGTACTGCCAACAAAAGTAACCTCCAGCGGCTTTAGCAGCAGCCAGCGCATTGAGACAGGCGGCGGAGAGTATGTTACAATTGATGTGGGCCCCAACAATTCATCTGTGACGGTGGGCGGAGCCACCATTGTGAAATCTGATGTAGAGGCCGCCAACGGCATCATCCATGTGGTGGACAATGTAATACAGCCCACCGAGAACATGGACCGCTATTAA
- a CDS encoding fasciclin domain-containing protein codes for MKKHTTLAALLFVGLLAWGCASTEPDAESSTTDNVTADAIDTNAEVDSQAPLDPDTDMSAEEPTNTNISANNELGRGMNIVALVQQNPELSTLLELIRAADMVTVLESPAPYTVFAPTNDAFAALPAGAVEALKRPGSKLELRRVLQSHILPNRIVTSEMKDNMAMKTAQGEEVVADVQGQTIKVGDATILTPNVEASNGVVHVIDKVLLPPQN; via the coding sequence ATGAAAAAACACACGACACTGGCAGCCCTACTTTTTGTCGGACTGCTGGCTTGGGGCTGTGCCAGCACTGAGCCAGACGCTGAAAGCAGCACGACAGATAACGTAACTGCCGATGCCATAGACACAAACGCCGAGGTGGATTCGCAGGCGCCGCTTGACCCTGACACAGACATGTCTGCCGAGGAGCCAACCAACACGAACATATCCGCCAACAACGAGTTGGGCCGCGGGATGAACATCGTGGCGCTGGTGCAACAGAACCCGGAGCTCTCCACGCTGCTGGAACTCATCCGGGCGGCCGACATGGTAACCGTACTGGAAAGTCCGGCTCCCTACACGGTGTTCGCACCTACCAACGATGCCTTTGCGGCCTTGCCCGCGGGTGCTGTTGAAGCATTGAAAAGGCCCGGCAGCAAGCTGGAGCTAAGAAGGGTGCTGCAATCGCATATACTGCCGAACCGCATTGTCACCAGCGAGATGAAGGACAACATGGCCATGAAGACTGCCCAGGGCGAGGAAGTGGTGGCAGACGTGCAGGGGCAAACGATTAAGGTAGGCGATGCCACCATCCTTACGCCCAATGTGGAGGCCTCGAATGGTGTGGTGCATGTAATTGACAAGGTGCTGCTACCACCCCAAAACTAG
- a CDS encoding response regulator yields the protein MHKLQHILIIDDDQINNLFSQIILEDADVSKLVSVCNSVAEALDFLRDAETNGDTDFPDLILLDISMPTLDGFDFLDRYYALGYHQRHNTFVSMFTASDEQEHVARANKYDVVVGFIKKPLSIPTLHSILTLHASSRTENNLE from the coding sequence ATGCATAAATTGCAGCACATCCTTATAATTGACGATGATCAGATAAACAACCTGTTTTCACAGATTATCCTGGAGGATGCGGATGTAAGCAAACTGGTGTCGGTCTGCAACAGCGTGGCAGAGGCACTTGACTTTCTGCGCGATGCCGAAACCAACGGAGACACTGATTTCCCGGACCTGATCCTGCTAGACATCAGCATGCCCACGCTCGATGGCTTCGATTTCCTGGACCGCTACTACGCGCTCGGCTATCACCAGCGCCACAACACTTTTGTATCCATGTTCACGGCCTCTGATGAGCAGGAGCACGTAGCGCGGGCAAATAAGTATGATGTGGTGGTAGGTTTCATTAAAAAGCCGCTGTCCATTCCCACGCTGCATTCCATACTTACGCTGCACGCATCCAGCCGTACAGAAAACAATCTGGAGTAG
- a CDS encoding DUF4142 domain-containing protein, whose translation MRRITIALWCFSGAIAFSSCGSGEGNTEAGTENGTATVAGTDSTITDQNKELLAFAAQNAMLQVQLGQMAAKQGATDNVKAYGQQLVDWYNTKQKEVQDLSQQYGVTLPQQLESEQTEYLEEIRTAEANKFDEKYWESVIDAQKDAIEKFEDNLNDVEAADATAFTLWARNSEKELRAQMEQALAYQLELKNNEGGITESL comes from the coding sequence ATGAGAAGAATAACGATAGCCCTATGGTGTTTTTCAGGCGCCATAGCTTTTTCATCCTGCGGCTCCGGTGAGGGCAACACAGAGGCAGGCACTGAAAACGGCACAGCCACTGTAGCCGGCACCGACAGCACCATAACAGACCAAAACAAGGAGCTACTTGCCTTTGCCGCACAAAATGCCATGCTGCAGGTGCAGTTGGGCCAGATGGCTGCCAAGCAGGGGGCAACGGACAACGTAAAGGCGTATGGCCAGCAGTTGGTGGACTGGTACAACACCAAACAAAAAGAGGTGCAGGACCTGTCGCAGCAGTACGGCGTAACCCTGCCGCAGCAACTGGAAAGCGAACAAACCGAGTACCTGGAGGAAATCAGAACAGCCGAAGCCAACAAGTTTGACGAGAAGTACTGGGAAAGCGTAATCGACGCGCAGAAGGACGCCATTGAGAAGTTTGAGGATAACCTGAATGACGTGGAGGCAGCCGATGCAACAGCCTTCACCCTGTGGGCACGCAACTCTGAAAAAGAGCTGCGCGCGCAAATGGAGCAGGCCTTGGCTTACCAGTTGGAGCTTAAGAACAACGAAGGGGGCATCACGGAGAGCCTCTAA
- a CDS encoding arylesterase, with product MKNILILGDSLTAGYGLPLSQAYPSLIQERLKEEGYTDYKVYAAGLSGDTTSGGLYRIDRLLQEQVDIFILALGANDGLRGIPARETSQNLQSIIDKVRHKYPEVKVILSGMEIPDIVPGRYAAEFRKIFRELALKNNTHFIPFLLEGVVGNRHLNLPDGLHPNAEGQKVLAQHTWAVLKELL from the coding sequence ATGAAGAACATACTTATTCTCGGCGACAGCCTGACAGCAGGGTACGGATTGCCCCTGTCGCAAGCTTACCCGAGCCTGATACAGGAGCGTTTGAAGGAGGAGGGATATACGGATTACAAAGTATACGCGGCAGGCCTGAGTGGCGATACGACCTCTGGCGGGCTGTACCGCATCGATCGGTTGTTACAGGAGCAGGTGGATATCTTTATACTTGCCCTCGGAGCCAACGACGGCCTGCGGGGTATTCCCGCCAGGGAAACGAGCCAGAACCTGCAGTCCATTATAGATAAGGTGCGGCACAAGTACCCGGAGGTGAAGGTTATACTTTCCGGCATGGAGATACCGGATATTGTGCCGGGGCGCTACGCCGCTGAGTTCCGGAAAATTTTCAGGGAGCTGGCGCTGAAGAACAACACGCACTTTATTCCGTTCCTGCTGGAGGGCGTTGTGGGAAACCGTCATCTGAACCTGCCCGACGGCCTGCACCCCAATGCGGAAGGGCAGAAGGTGCTTGCCCAGCATACCTGGGCGGTGCTGAAGGAGTTGCTCTAG
- a CDS encoding ferritin-like domain-containing protein: MTNNNEKSIDVLQELNQFVNDRIQGYKHAVEVTKDPAHQSYYNDLIKQSQQFSNEINSAIGSMGGSPQNSTTAKGKIFRGWMDVKSTFTGSDEEEIIKSNIFGEEWAQKAYNDALEHKHELPPNVVQMVEKQKQTSLATCERLRQMEKAAD, from the coding sequence ATGACAAACAACAATGAAAAATCGATAGATGTTTTGCAGGAACTGAATCAGTTCGTGAATGATAGAATCCAAGGCTACAAGCACGCCGTGGAAGTGACAAAGGATCCTGCGCACCAGTCGTATTACAATGACCTGATCAAGCAAAGCCAGCAGTTCTCCAATGAGATAAACTCAGCCATTGGCAGCATGGGCGGTAGCCCGCAGAACAGCACCACGGCAAAAGGCAAGATTTTCCGCGGCTGGATGGACGTGAAATCCACCTTTACCGGAAGCGATGAGGAAGAAATTATTAAATCAAACATATTTGGAGAGGAATGGGCACAGAAGGCGTATAACGACGCGCTGGAGCACAAGCACGAACTGCCGCCGAACGTAGTGCAGATGGTGGAAAAGCAGAAGCAAACCTCCCTGGCGACATGCGAGCGCCTGCGCCAGATGGAGAAAGCGGCCGACTAG
- a CDS encoding carboxy terminal-processing peptidase, whose amino-acid sequence MLSLTTRFKIILSVLAVILVTGSFILTKSDDVPEGKNEILIRALMQGLSQGHYQPEKVDDSFSKKVFKLYLDRLDYNKKFLLASDVAKLRQYETAIDDELRQGAFKFFDMSADLIEQRTKESKAYYKEILAKPFDFSKDEKIELDGEKLTYATSPAELKEAWRKQLKYQTLVRLVDMQEEQKQKLEKDAKAEQKSFEEMEKEARKKVMENYDLLYDRLSQVTRDERRSTYINAVTNVYDPHTSYFAPKDKENFDIGFTGRLEGIGASLTEKDGQIRVNEIVPGSPSYLQGDLKPGDVIQKVGQADEEPVLVEGMRLDDAIQLIRGKKGTMVRLTVKKPDGSTKVVPIVRDVIVIEDTYAQSAVIQDKEKIGYIKLPGFYADFEDRNGRFSGADVKKEVEKLKAAGMQGLILDLRNNGGGSLSDAVEMAGLFIEKGPIVQVKTAEGKAIVLDDRDAQVQYGGPLVILVNSNSASASEILAAAMQDYKRAVIVGSPTYGKGTVQQFVELDQALPAQFNPYKPFGALKLTTQKFYRINGGTTQLRGVIPDVTLPDPYSYMEFGEKEQDFPLPFDEISPAKYKPWDKSNINLAQIKANSQKRIASNQSFGLIEQAGQRLKKQMDNTSRSLQLEKYTAEERKAKAEAKRLEDAQKEVPVLDVQRLKADLQELGADSAKVARNKEFIKSLKQDVYVEEAVSILQNGLK is encoded by the coding sequence ATGCTATCCTTGACAACCCGTTTTAAAATAATACTGTCGGTACTGGCTGTTATCCTGGTAACAGGCTCATTTATACTTACCAAGAGCGATGATGTGCCGGAGGGGAAGAATGAGATCCTGATCAGGGCGCTGATGCAGGGCCTGAGCCAGGGGCATTACCAGCCCGAAAAAGTGGACGACAGCTTCTCTAAAAAGGTATTCAAACTGTACCTGGACCGCCTGGACTACAACAAGAAGTTTTTACTCGCTTCGGATGTAGCCAAACTGCGCCAGTATGAAACCGCCATTGACGACGAGCTGCGCCAGGGTGCTTTCAAGTTCTTCGACATGTCTGCCGACCTGATAGAGCAGCGCACGAAGGAATCCAAGGCGTACTACAAAGAAATCCTGGCCAAGCCGTTTGACTTTTCGAAGGATGAGAAAATTGAGCTGGACGGCGAAAAGCTGACTTATGCTACCTCCCCGGCTGAGCTGAAGGAGGCCTGGCGCAAGCAGCTGAAGTACCAGACACTGGTACGTTTGGTAGACATGCAGGAAGAGCAGAAGCAAAAGCTGGAAAAAGACGCGAAAGCCGAGCAGAAGTCTTTTGAGGAGATGGAGAAAGAAGCCCGTAAGAAGGTGATGGAGAATTACGACCTCCTCTACGACCGCCTGTCTCAGGTAACGCGCGATGAGCGCCGCTCTACTTACATCAACGCCGTAACAAACGTATACGACCCGCACACCAGCTACTTCGCACCGAAGGACAAAGAGAACTTCGACATCGGTTTTACTGGTCGCCTGGAAGGTATAGGCGCTTCGCTGACGGAGAAAGACGGTCAGATCCGTGTAAATGAAATTGTGCCTGGCAGCCCTTCCTATTTACAGGGTGATTTGAAGCCGGGTGATGTGATCCAGAAAGTTGGCCAGGCAGACGAAGAGCCTGTGCTGGTAGAAGGCATGCGCCTGGATGACGCGATTCAGCTTATCCGTGGTAAAAAAGGCACGATGGTACGCCTGACGGTGAAGAAGCCGGACGGCTCCACGAAAGTTGTGCCGATTGTGCGTGACGTGATTGTAATCGAAGACACGTATGCCCAGTCTGCCGTTATTCAGGACAAAGAAAAGATCGGTTACATTAAGCTTCCGGGTTTCTATGCTGACTTTGAAGACAGAAACGGTCGCTTCAGCGGTGCAGACGTGAAGAAGGAAGTAGAGAAACTGAAGGCTGCCGGCATGCAGGGTCTTATTCTGGACCTGCGTAATAACGGTGGTGGCTCTTTGTCTGATGCCGTGGAAATGGCTGGTCTGTTTATTGAGAAAGGCCCGATTGTACAGGTAAAAACAGCCGAAGGCAAAGCCATTGTGCTGGATGACCGCGATGCGCAGGTGCAGTACGGCGGCCCGCTGGTTATACTTGTAAACTCTAACAGCGCCTCGGCTTCCGAGATTCTGGCTGCTGCCATGCAGGATTATAAGCGTGCTGTGATTGTGGGTAGCCCTACGTACGGCAAAGGCACAGTACAGCAATTTGTGGAGCTAGACCAGGCCCTTCCGGCGCAGTTTAACCCATACAAGCCATTCGGAGCCCTGAAGCTGACTACCCAGAAGTTCTATCGCATTAATGGCGGCACAACCCAGTTAAGAGGTGTTATTCCGGATGTTACACTTCCGGACCCGTACAGCTACATGGAGTTCGGTGAGAAAGAGCAGGATTTCCCGCTTCCGTTCGATGAGATCTCCCCGGCCAAGTACAAGCCTTGGGACAAGAGCAACATTAACCTGGCACAGATAAAGGCCAACAGCCAGAAGCGCATCGCCAGCAATCAAAGCTTTGGTTTGATTGAGCAAGCCGGGCAGCGACTGAAGAAGCAGATGGACAACACCTCGCGTTCGCTACAGTTGGAGAAATACACTGCCGAAGAGCGCAAGGCAAAGGCAGAAGCCAAACGCCTGGAGGATGCACAGAAGGAGGTACCGGTGCTGGATGTGCAGCGCCTGAAGGCTGACCTGCAGGAGTTAGGAGCCGACAGCGCCAAAGTTGCCCGCAACAAAGAGTTTATCAAAAGCCTGAAGCAGGATGTTTACGTGGAGGAGGCAGTATCTATTCTTCAGAACGGACTGAAGTAA